One segment of Dolichospermum sp. DET69 DNA contains the following:
- a CDS encoding aspartoacylase, which produces MNQIHRVAIVGGNHGNELTGVYLVKKFQQYPHLIHRTSFETLSLLGNPKAITARTRYIDVDLNRCFNNNKLSDAKTSSYEELRAREIQQILQPQNQQNVDTIIDLHTTTANMGLCIILGNWHPLLLNLAADLSAMNPLVKVYIHEQPKGSGFLRSLCDLGFAIEVGAVPQGILNAELFQQTEQLIYSVLDYFEDYNQGKNLPKNDLLTVYKSIGVIDYPRNEVGEIQAMIHPQLQFRDYEPLHPGDPIFLTFNGEEILYQGNSTVYPIFINEAAYYEKGIAMHISEKELIKIS; this is translated from the coding sequence ATGAATCAAATTCATCGGGTGGCAATTGTCGGCGGAAATCACGGTAATGAGTTAACGGGAGTTTATTTAGTTAAAAAGTTTCAGCAATATCCCCATTTAATTCATAGAACCAGTTTTGAAACTTTATCATTACTTGGCAATCCTAAAGCTATTACTGCACGGACAAGATATATTGATGTAGACCTAAATCGGTGTTTTAATAATAATAAATTATCAGATGCAAAAACCTCAAGTTATGAGGAATTAAGAGCGCGAGAAATTCAACAAATATTACAACCACAAAACCAACAAAATGTAGATACAATTATTGATTTACATACTACTACTGCCAATATGGGATTATGTATTATTCTGGGAAATTGGCATCCTTTATTACTTAACTTAGCGGCTGATTTGAGTGCAATGAATCCTTTGGTAAAAGTTTATATTCATGAACAACCCAAAGGCAGTGGTTTTCTGCGTTCTTTATGTGATTTGGGTTTTGCTATTGAAGTTGGTGCTGTACCCCAGGGAATTTTAAATGCTGAATTGTTTCAACAAACTGAGCAACTTATTTATAGTGTTTTAGATTATTTTGAAGACTATAATCAAGGAAAAAACTTGCCGAAAAATGATTTGCTGACAGTTTATAAATCAATTGGTGTTATTGATTATCCTAGAAATGAAGTCGGAGAAATTCAGGCTATGATTCACCCCCAACTTCAGTTCAGAGATTATGAACCCTTGCATCCTGGTGATCCTATATTTCTCACTTTTAATGGAGAGGAAATTTTGTATCAAGGCAATTCCACTGTTTATCCCATTTTCATTAATGAAGCTGCCTATTATGAGAAAGGAATTGCCATGCACATTAGCGAAAAAGAATTAATTAAGATTAGCTAA
- a CDS encoding glycosyltransferase family 4 protein, which produces MKICIVTHKIRKGDGQGRVNYEVAQEAIRRGHNLTLLASEIAPELAENSAVNCIYLPVEKYPTEFIRNFMFAKKSGDWLQKNRANLDLIKVNGAITMGAADVNAVHFVHNSWLKSSVHISRTRKDLYGFYQWLFTAANAYWEKQAFRQSKIIIAVSKKVAQELIDIGVPPLQIQVIANGVDLQEFAPGVSSRTALGLPESVTLALFAGDIRISRKNLDTVLHGLVKVPELHLAVVGGTQDSPYPAMAKALNISERVHFLGYRHDMPQIQRASDLFVFPSRYEPFGLVVIEAMASGLPVITATTTGAADLLNSDCGIVLDDCNDVNALAHALGLLNSDRSLRQEMGKVARSIAEKYSWSTMAQTYLDIFEELMTNEKHRSHPHLSPSSRPSPLSESTATAN; this is translated from the coding sequence GTGAAAATTTGTATTGTTACCCACAAAATTAGAAAAGGTGATGGTCAAGGCAGAGTTAATTATGAAGTAGCTCAAGAAGCAATTCGTCGTGGTCATAACCTGACATTATTAGCTAGTGAAATTGCTCCAGAGTTAGCAGAAAATAGTGCTGTTAATTGTATTTATCTTCCAGTAGAAAAATATCCTACAGAATTTATTCGCAATTTTATGTTTGCGAAAAAAAGCGGAGATTGGTTGCAAAAAAATCGGGCTAATTTGGATTTAATTAAAGTTAATGGTGCGATTACTATGGGTGCGGCTGATGTAAATGCTGTCCATTTTGTCCATAATTCTTGGTTGAAATCCTCTGTACATATTTCCCGGACGCGCAAAGATTTATATGGTTTTTATCAATGGTTATTTACAGCGGCTAATGCTTATTGGGAAAAACAAGCTTTCCGCCAATCTAAAATTATTATTGCTGTCTCAAAAAAAGTTGCTCAAGAATTAATAGATATTGGTGTACCTCCTTTGCAAATTCAGGTAATTGCCAATGGTGTAGACTTACAAGAATTTGCTCCTGGTGTCAGTTCTCGGACTGCATTAGGATTGCCGGAAAGTGTGACTTTGGCATTATTTGCGGGTGATATTCGGATTTCTCGGAAGAACTTAGATACTGTACTTCATGGGTTGGTGAAAGTTCCTGAATTACATTTAGCAGTTGTCGGTGGTACTCAAGATAGCCCCTATCCGGCAATGGCCAAGGCATTAAATATTAGTGAAAGAGTGCATTTTTTAGGTTATCGCCATGATATGCCGCAAATTCAACGGGCATCAGATTTATTTGTGTTTCCTTCCCGTTATGAACCTTTTGGACTTGTAGTGATTGAGGCTATGGCTTCAGGTTTGCCAGTAATTACAGCTACTACTACTGGTGCGGCTGACTTACTTAATTCTGATTGTGGCATTGTTTTAGACGACTGCAACGATGTTAACGCTTTAGCTCATGCCCTTGGTTTATTAAATAGCGATCGCTCGCTGAGGCAAGAAATGGGTAAAGTTGCCCGTAGCATTGCCGAAAAATATAGCTGGTCAACAATGGCACAAACCTATTTAGATATATTTGAGGAGTTAATGACCAATGAGAAACACCGTTCTCATCCCCACCTATCGCCGTCCTCAAGACCTAGCCCGCTGTCTGAAAGCACTGCAACAGCAAACTAA
- a CDS encoding glycosyltransferase family 2 protein, whose protein sequence is MRNTVLIPTYRRPQDLARCLKALQQQTKSVDQAIIVVRDTDTETQQFLNQFPPHILPLQIVTVTQPGVVAALNAGLAQVQGDIVSITDDDAAPHPDWLAKINTHFSVNRAIGGVGGRDWVYQGDKLENGSRPIVGKLQWCGRVIGNHHLGVGVPREVDVLKGVNMSFRTQAIGKLCFDDRMQGTGAQVHFEMSFTLTLKRAGWTMIYDPSIAVDHYPAQRFDEDQRHNFNDTALINLVHNETLVLLEHLSPLRQAVFLSWSVLIGTKESLGICQWLRLFPQQRQLASKKLHASLQGRWLGYQQYRKMEKSHLSY, encoded by the coding sequence ATGAGAAACACCGTTCTCATCCCCACCTATCGCCGTCCTCAAGACCTAGCCCGCTGTCTGAAAGCACTGCAACAGCAAACTAAATCAGTTGATCAGGCGATCATTGTTGTCAGAGATACAGACACAGAAACTCAGCAATTCCTAAATCAATTCCCGCCCCACATTCTCCCCTTACAAATTGTTACCGTCACCCAGCCGGGAGTAGTCGCCGCCCTCAACGCCGGACTGGCACAAGTACAGGGAGACATTGTTTCCATCACCGATGATGATGCTGCCCCCCACCCTGATTGGTTAGCTAAAATTAATACTCACTTCAGCGTTAATCGGGCTATTGGTGGCGTTGGTGGCCGTGATTGGGTTTATCAAGGAGACAAATTAGAAAATGGTTCTCGTCCCATAGTTGGTAAATTGCAATGGTGCGGACGTGTTATTGGCAACCATCATCTAGGGGTAGGTGTACCCCGTGAAGTTGATGTCCTTAAAGGTGTGAACATGAGCTTTCGCACCCAAGCTATTGGTAAACTATGCTTTGATGACAGAATGCAAGGAACAGGCGCACAAGTACATTTTGAAATGTCCTTCACCCTTACCCTCAAACGCGCTGGCTGGACAATGATTTATGATCCTAGTATTGCTGTAGATCACTATCCAGCCCAACGATTTGATGAAGATCAACGCCATAACTTCAACGACACGGCATTAATTAACCTAGTCCATAACGAAACCTTAGTTTTATTAGAACATCTTTCTCCCCTGCGTCAGGCTGTGTTTTTATCTTGGTCAGTCTTAATCGGCACTAAGGAAAGTTTAGGAATATGTCAATGGCTGCGACTATTTCCCCAACAAAGACAACTTGCTAGTAAAAAATTGCACGCATCCTTACAGGGAAGATGGTTGGGATATCAACAATATAGAAAGATGGAAAAATCCCATCTTAGTTATTAA
- a CDS encoding O-antigen ligase domain-containing protein, producing the protein MISKPILFNTVLKEQFSPQDRSAQSWIIILGFIFLTTACYFTTTSSLRLVFPATALLVALFLYLRHPIHYIGFTWWIWFLTPLITRLVDYKVGWDPTRQMLIAPYLVVFVTVFTFLKHLPSTVRQGGLPFLLGFIGVCYGCLVGLIYNQPLPVVRSFLDWLSPIIFAFHLFSNWRDYPSYRQHLQRTFIWCVLILGAYGVYQFVVAPEWDRYWLVESKMFTSAGHPIPFGMRVWSTLHSPGPFGTVMMTGLLLLFTSAGPLIFPASAVGYLSFLLSQVRTSWGGWLLGIILIFGSVKPQIQMRLVTIILVMTMCIVPLVTIEPLSKVITSRFESFSNLEQDGSFRDRSATYDRNLSLALSNVVGNGFGNVWKVNEKTGQIEVIVIDSGILDMFFTLGWIGAIPYISGLLLILFSVSNYTEGRFDSFLSAARAIGISSCAQLIIYSGMLSIAGMIMWGFLAMAMAGHKYYSRPQV; encoded by the coding sequence ATGATTTCTAAACCAATACTTTTTAATACTGTTTTAAAAGAACAATTTTCTCCTCAAGATCGATCTGCCCAAAGTTGGATCATCATTCTTGGTTTTATCTTTCTCACAACAGCTTGCTACTTTACCACTACATCCAGTTTACGCCTCGTTTTTCCCGCTACAGCCCTTCTAGTAGCCCTGTTTTTATACTTACGGCATCCCATTCATTATATCGGCTTCACCTGGTGGATATGGTTTCTCACCCCCTTAATTACTCGTTTAGTTGACTATAAGGTTGGCTGGGACCCTACCCGACAAATGTTAATTGCACCTTACTTGGTAGTATTTGTAACTGTATTTACCTTCCTAAAACATCTACCTAGCACTGTTCGTCAAGGGGGATTACCATTTCTTTTAGGTTTTATAGGAGTTTGCTATGGATGTTTAGTGGGTTTAATTTACAATCAACCACTTCCTGTAGTGCGGAGTTTTTTAGATTGGCTAAGTCCGATAATTTTTGCTTTTCACCTATTTTCTAATTGGCGAGATTATCCCAGTTATCGCCAGCATCTGCAACGCACATTTATTTGGTGTGTACTCATCCTGGGAGCTTACGGGGTCTATCAATTTGTTGTCGCTCCTGAATGGGATAGATATTGGCTTGTAGAATCTAAAATGTTTACCAGTGCTGGACACCCTATCCCTTTTGGAATGCGCGTTTGGAGTACATTACACTCACCCGGTCCATTTGGTACGGTGATGATGACTGGATTACTATTATTATTTACCAGTGCTGGCCCGTTAATTTTTCCGGCTTCTGCTGTGGGTTATTTATCATTTTTACTTTCCCAAGTGCGGACAAGTTGGGGCGGCTGGTTGTTAGGCATAATTCTGATTTTTGGTTCAGTAAAACCCCAAATTCAAATGCGCTTAGTTACCATAATTTTGGTGATGACAATGTGTATTGTCCCCTTGGTAACTATAGAACCTCTTTCTAAAGTTATTACCTCTCGATTTGAAAGTTTTTCTAATCTAGAACAAGATGGTAGTTTTAGGGATAGATCAGCAACTTATGACAGAAACTTGAGTTTAGCTCTTTCTAATGTTGTTGGTAACGGCTTTGGAAATGTCTGGAAGGTGAATGAAAAAACTGGACAAATAGAGGTAATTGTCATTGATAGCGGCATTTTAGATATGTTTTTTACCTTGGGTTGGATTGGTGCTATACCTTATATTAGTGGGTTGTTATTAATACTTTTTAGTGTTAGTAATTATACAGAAGGTCGTTTTGATAGCTTTCTCAGTGCTGCCCGTGCTATTGGTATCAGTTCTTGCGCTCAATTAATTATCTATAGCGGGATGCTAAGTATTGCAGGGATGATTATGTGGGGATTCTTGGCTATGGCTATGGCAGGACATAAATACTATAGCAGACCACAGGTATAG
- a CDS encoding glycosyltransferase family 4 protein: MRILHITNHVQKIGNGIVNVAVDLACLQAKSGLDVAVASAGGEYEKLLTDHGIEHFYLNQCRTPLNLIKAVGHYRRIIKEFQPDIVHVHMMTGAILAGIWRKNREYHLVSTVHNEFQHSAILMGLADQVIAVSKAVANSMIQRGIPSQKLRVVSNGTLGSPRHKKLQDYQPVAMQHPSITTVAGMYTRKGIYELIEAFKIVSIDFPQAHLYLVGDGPDRPMFEAMVQNTGLSNRIHFEGFQAEPQCYMLATDIFVLASHCESFGLVLTEAREAGCAIIASDVDGIPETLDYSQAGILVPPKDISTLAKTLTQLLSDRQLLDQWKVRAQQNLERFSAARVHEETLTIYRELIRKDNIIRVIETRELANLN, from the coding sequence ATGCGGATTCTACATATTACTAATCATGTTCAAAAAATCGGCAATGGCATTGTCAACGTAGCAGTAGATTTAGCTTGTTTACAAGCAAAAAGTGGTCTTGATGTTGCTGTAGCTTCTGCTGGTGGAGAATATGAAAAATTATTAACAGATCATGGTATTGAGCATTTTTATCTCAATCAATGCCGCACGCCATTAAATCTTATTAAAGCTGTTGGGCATTATCGCCGGATAATTAAAGAATTTCAGCCAGATATTGTTCATGTCCACATGATGACAGGAGCAATTTTAGCCGGTATTTGGCGAAAAAATCGAGAATATCATTTAGTTTCTACTGTCCATAATGAATTTCAGCATAGTGCTATATTAATGGGATTAGCTGATCAGGTAATTGCAGTCAGTAAAGCAGTAGCTAATTCCATGATTCAACGGGGTATTCCATCTCAAAAGTTGCGAGTAGTGAGCAACGGGACTTTAGGAAGTCCTCGACATAAAAAACTGCAAGATTATCAACCAGTAGCAATGCAACATCCATCTATAACTACTGTGGCTGGGATGTATACTCGTAAAGGTATTTATGAATTAATTGAGGCCTTTAAAATAGTTTCTATAGACTTTCCGCAAGCACATTTATATTTAGTAGGAGATGGACCAGATCGGCCGATGTTCGAGGCTATGGTGCAAAATACAGGTTTGAGCAATCGCATTCATTTTGAAGGATTTCAGGCAGAACCGCAATGCTATATGTTAGCAACGGATATCTTTGTTCTAGCTTCCCATTGCGAATCTTTTGGCTTAGTGCTGACAGAAGCGCGGGAAGCTGGTTGTGCGATCATAGCTAGTGATGTTGATGGTATTCCGGAAACTTTAGATTATAGTCAAGCGGGAATTTTAGTACCACCCAAAGATATTTCCACTTTAGCTAAGACTTTGACACAGTTACTGAGCGATCGCCAACTTTTAGATCAATGGAAAGTCCGCGCTCAACAAAATCTAGAAAGATTTAGTGCCGCACGAGTGCATGAAGAAACACTAACTATATACCGTGAATTAATCAGAAAAGACAATATCATCAGAGTTATAGAAACCAGAGAATTAGCTAATCTTAATTAA
- a CDS encoding glycosyltransferase family 1 protein, whose amino-acid sequence MKDQQLANFKGKIYFFCLPREEGNGGDRFQHLFICLAEGFRELGISFFSNINYWQESPEKQEYLFRHDPAITTDDCSIVVFINNWFNANYPLPDNLFHEGRKYLTVYLDGNDNDNNYHKLPEYKQFDFILKTHSNQQLNYLDNFYPWSFGLSNRILNELKEVPNFQDKKRQILINFRHWRTGHPVRNISSRLLMPHISNILETNNSVDNQAEYPTEPYHYLQWLQTGKRHYPNYYNRLKNSTACACFGGFFVPAWPKNSGGLISRNIQRVMKKLMLKSNTIVQWDSWRFWESLAAGCVTFHLDFEKYGIDLPVMPENWRHYIGIDLDNVQTTIDRITANPEILEYIAQEGRSWAIKNYSPVPTALRFLEIVSQKQTNIPTSSFYHPTVNAKY is encoded by the coding sequence ATGAAAGATCAACAGTTAGCTAACTTTAAGGGTAAAATATATTTTTTTTGTTTACCTAGAGAGGAAGGTAATGGAGGAGATAGGTTTCAGCATTTATTTATTTGTTTAGCAGAAGGTTTTCGAGAACTGGGGATATCCTTTTTTTCTAATATCAATTACTGGCAAGAGTCACCGGAAAAACAAGAATATCTCTTTCGTCATGATCCAGCTATCACAACCGATGACTGCTCTATTGTAGTATTTATCAATAACTGGTTTAATGCTAATTATCCTCTGCCGGATAATTTATTTCATGAAGGAAGAAAATATTTAACTGTTTATTTAGATGGTAATGATAATGATAACAATTATCATAAATTACCAGAATATAAACAATTTGATTTCATCCTCAAGACACATTCAAATCAACAACTCAATTATCTAGATAATTTTTATCCCTGGTCTTTTGGATTAAGTAACCGGATATTAAATGAATTAAAGGAAGTACCAAATTTCCAGGATAAAAAAAGACAAATACTCATTAATTTTCGACATTGGCGCACTGGTCATCCAGTGAGGAATATTAGTTCTAGGCTATTAATGCCACACATTAGTAATATTTTGGAGACGAATAATAGTGTTGATAACCAAGCCGAATATCCAACTGAACCATATCATTATCTCCAATGGTTACAAACTGGTAAACGGCACTATCCAAATTACTACAACCGCCTAAAAAATTCCACTGCCTGTGCTTGTTTTGGTGGTTTTTTTGTTCCTGCTTGGCCGAAAAATTCAGGTGGTTTAATTAGTCGTAATATTCAGCGAGTAATGAAAAAATTGATGTTGAAATCTAACACGATTGTCCAATGGGATAGTTGGCGATTTTGGGAATCTTTAGCCGCAGGATGTGTGACATTTCATCTAGATTTTGAAAAATATGGGATTGATTTACCCGTAATGCCTGAAAATTGGCGACATTATATTGGTATAGATTTGGATAACGTTCAGACAACAATAGATAGAATTACAGCAAATCCTGAAATTCTCGAATATATTGCTCAAGAAGGTAGAAGTTGGGCAATTAAAAATTATAGTCCTGTACCAACAGCTTTACGGTTCTTAGAAATAGTTTCCCAAAAACAAACAAATATTCCCACTAGTTCATTTTATCATCCTACAGTCAATGCTAAATATTAA
- a CDS encoding glycosyltransferase family 2 protein: MLNINSSAPLVSVIIPTYNRPEYLKQAITSAIHQTYQNLEIIVSDNCSLENPQALMESFQDSRIKFFRHEENIGMLGNQFHGFKIATGKYVASLHDDDMWNEDFLSKLVPNLEANPHLILAFCDQYIIDGDSKINIAATENNTRSYKRDQIALGIHENFTQIGLIDKSIPTAAACVIRNGVLNWDSIPSEVDGMWDLYLTYLCCISGYGVYYVPEKLTKYREHEQTDTMLSGSRNIQAKIRKGKSELFCYQTFMEDQRLQEFKSYFKSKWLEANTTLGIGLLRDQKITDARRYFWQTLSEQKFNLRTLVALIISFIPANLTSKIWKIS, encoded by the coding sequence ATGCTAAATATTAACTCCTCTGCACCTTTGGTAAGTGTGATTATCCCTACCTATAATCGCCCAGAATACCTCAAACAAGCAATTACTAGCGCAATTCACCAAACTTATCAAAATTTAGAAATTATTGTTTCTGATAATTGCAGTTTAGAAAATCCTCAAGCTCTGATGGAATCATTTCAAGACTCACGCATCAAATTTTTCCGACATGAAGAAAATATTGGAATGTTGGGTAATCAGTTTCATGGTTTTAAAATTGCTACAGGTAAATATGTAGCTAGTCTCCATGATGATGATATGTGGAATGAGGATTTTTTATCTAAACTTGTACCTAATTTAGAAGCAAATCCTCATTTAATTCTGGCATTTTGTGACCAATATATTATAGATGGTGATAGTAAAATTAATATTGCTGCCACTGAAAACAATACCCGCAGTTATAAACGGGATCAAATCGCTCTCGGAATTCATGAAAATTTTACTCAAATTGGCTTAATTGATAAAAGTATTCCCACTGCGGCTGCTTGTGTAATTAGAAATGGTGTCTTAAATTGGGATAGTATTCCTTCAGAAGTTGACGGAATGTGGGATTTATATTTAACTTATCTTTGTTGTATTTCTGGCTATGGAGTTTATTATGTTCCTGAAAAATTAACTAAATATCGAGAGCATGAACAAACTGATACTATGCTCAGTGGTAGTCGCAATATTCAAGCAAAAATTCGTAAAGGTAAAAGTGAATTATTCTGTTATCAAACCTTTATGGAAGATCAACGTTTACAGGAATTTAAATCTTACTTTAAAAGCAAATGGTTAGAAGCTAATACAACTTTAGGAATTGGCTTATTACGAGATCAAAAAATTACAGATGCTCGTCGTTATTTTTGGCAGACGTTAAGTGAACAAAAATTTAATTTGCGAACCTTAGTAGCTTTAATTATCAGTTTTATTCCCGCAAATTTAACAAGTAAAATCTGGAAAATTTCCTAA
- a CDS encoding PIG-L family deacetylase, whose translation MNHKKALISLEKIIPNKLLNQIQYIHCSLVSWWILHWGSQPLEFSEKSAMVFSPHQDDETFGCGGMIASKREQGIEVGITFLTDGRGSHGSDPHIQNQVIHIRQQESLIALDILGVNTSDIHFLNHQDGSLTSLNIEKKQQIITQISELLQFYQPGEVYVPHRKDCHQDHEATYNLVREAISQSKITTELLQYPIWVFWRSPLFILLKLQDIAAAYRLSVTSVKDKKARAIAAYPSQLQMLPHGFINRFLNSEEIFFKSE comes from the coding sequence ATGAATCATAAAAAAGCACTAATATCCTTAGAAAAAATAATTCCTAATAAATTGCTAAATCAGATACAATATATTCATTGTAGTTTAGTTTCATGGTGGATTTTGCATTGGGGAAGTCAACCTTTAGAATTTTCAGAAAAATCAGCAATGGTTTTTTCTCCTCATCAAGATGATGAAACCTTTGGTTGTGGAGGGATGATTGCAAGTAAAAGAGAACAAGGAATAGAAGTAGGTATAACTTTTTTAACTGATGGTAGAGGTTCTCATGGGTCAGATCCACATATTCAAAATCAAGTTATCCATATTCGTCAACAAGAATCTTTGATAGCTTTAGATATTTTGGGTGTAAACACTTCAGATATTCATTTTTTAAATCATCAAGATGGCAGTTTAACTTCCTTGAATATAGAAAAAAAGCAACAGATAATTACGCAAATTTCCGAATTGCTTCAGTTTTATCAACCGGGAGAAGTTTATGTTCCTCACCGCAAAGATTGTCATCAAGATCATGAAGCTACCTATAACTTAGTCAGAGAGGCAATTAGCCAATCTAAAATTACTACAGAACTACTTCAATATCCTATTTGGGTATTTTGGCGATCGCCATTATTTATTCTTTTGAAGTTACAAGATATTGCAGCGGCTTATCGCTTATCAGTGACATCAGTAAAGGATAAAAAAGCAAGAGCTATTGCTGCATATCCTTCCCAACTGCAAATGTTACCTCATGGATTTATTAACCGATTTTTAAATTCAGAAGAAATATTTTTTAAATCCGAGTAA
- a CDS encoding WD40 repeat domain-containing protein, giving the protein MQMNWISLLKAQQTDFLNRVKKPKTADLSLLESRVKGYHSEVMAFAGDSFTKILECSRQQAEILAKNPPPIPPEYPEYPDWIIPFPTYFQRQAEDYFVREQIVDWMIMERLGKLVRKVPQDTLENMVLDDEGNLRGESKFTYLLTNNPKISIQVHVADGESFNGIKKDKIRWSVSQQDINRHQVLIFLCLFYPGNNELGYHKQTVITGFLPTNQLDFPESKIYLTPSSLLYAGGLNWYLQSLSGKQDDVPITDEKMMVETIQTLPSDHPQKKIVGDWECWQTLKGHTRGINCLAYAIKTLEVKDADCKNVKTIPILASGSRGETKLWDLAKGELIETLSEYPWIHSGLVNEVNSLAFSTDGQTLVSVGADSTVKIWHTGALDLIDILHKHHGDVRCVAFTPDGNMLATGGHDRKILFWNLRDRQVENTLSLDDTAAHSMVLSQDGKILITGSYRKIKVWETSATGNQKNLPDIQPIYTLMGHSHIVNSLAMSADAKFLVSGSQDQTIRVWNLATGELVHTLKGHRDSVNAVALSPDEQIIASGSADKTIKLWHLGSGELLGTFTGHANTVTALSFTASGEMLVSGSLDKTIKIWQRS; this is encoded by the coding sequence ATGCAGATGAATTGGATTAGTTTACTAAAAGCGCAACAAACTGACTTCTTAAACCGGGTGAAAAAACCCAAAACTGCGGATCTTTCTCTTTTAGAAAGTCGAGTTAAAGGTTATCACAGTGAAGTGATGGCATTTGCGGGGGATTCATTCACGAAAATTCTCGAATGTTCTCGTCAACAAGCCGAAATTCTCGCTAAAAATCCGCCACCGATACCACCTGAATACCCTGAATATCCTGATTGGATCATTCCCTTTCCTACTTATTTTCAACGTCAAGCCGAAGATTATTTTGTCCGTGAACAAATTGTAGATTGGATGATTATGGAACGGTTGGGAAAATTAGTCAGAAAAGTGCCACAAGACACTTTAGAAAATATGGTTTTGGATGATGAGGGAAATTTACGTGGTGAAAGTAAATTTACTTATTTATTGACTAATAACCCAAAGATCAGTATTCAAGTTCACGTAGCAGATGGAGAAAGTTTTAACGGCATCAAAAAAGATAAAATCCGTTGGTCTGTTAGTCAACAAGATATCAATAGACATCAAGTATTAATTTTTCTTTGTTTGTTTTATCCCGGAAATAACGAACTAGGATACCACAAACAAACCGTGATTACTGGTTTTTTACCCACAAATCAACTGGATTTTCCAGAATCAAAGATATATCTAACTCCCAGTAGTTTATTGTATGCAGGGGGATTAAATTGGTATTTACAATCTCTGAGTGGTAAACAAGATGATGTGCCAATAACTGATGAGAAAATGATGGTAGAAACAATTCAAACCTTACCATCAGATCATCCCCAAAAGAAAATTGTTGGTGATTGGGAATGCTGGCAAACATTAAAAGGACATACCAGAGGTATTAATTGTTTAGCCTATGCTATCAAAACTTTAGAAGTTAAAGATGCCGACTGTAAAAATGTTAAAACTATTCCCATTTTAGCGAGTGGTAGTAGGGGAGAAACAAAATTATGGGATTTAGCCAAAGGTGAATTAATCGAGACATTATCGGAATATCCTTGGATTCATTCTGGCTTAGTTAATGAAGTTAATTCCTTAGCTTTTAGTACCGACGGACAAACATTAGTGAGTGTAGGTGCAGATTCCACAGTTAAAATTTGGCATACGGGGGCGTTAGATTTAATTGATATTCTCCACAAACATCATGGAGATGTACGTTGTGTGGCGTTTACACCCGATGGTAATATGTTAGCAACTGGTGGTCATGATCGCAAGATTTTATTTTGGAATTTGCGCGATCGCCAAGTGGAAAATACCCTATCTTTAGATGATACCGCAGCCCATTCAATGGTGTTAAGTCAAGATGGGAAAATTTTGATTACAGGTAGCTATCGGAAAATCAAAGTTTGGGAAACATCCGCTACAGGAAATCAGAAAAATCTGCCAGATATACAACCCATATACACCCTAATGGGTCATTCCCATATTGTCAATTCCTTAGCTATGAGTGCTGATGCTAAATTTTTAGTCAGTGGTAGTCAAGATCAAACTATTCGAGTTTGGAATTTAGCCACTGGGGAATTAGTTCACACTCTCAAAGGACATCGAGATAGTGTCAATGCAGTTGCTTTAAGTCCTGATGAACAAATTATTGCTAGTGGTAGTGCTGATAAAACTATCAAATTGTGGCATTTAGGATCTGGGGAATTATTAGGGACATTTACAGGTCATGCAAATACAGTTACAGCTTTATCCTTTACTGCTTCTGGGGAAATGTTAGTTAGTGGAAGTTTGGATAAAACAATTAAAATTTGGCAGCGAAGTTAA